The nucleotide window AATACCATACTATCGGATTTTACCTGTATGCTACGGCAATGTCCGGTACGCTGGGCGAGCGCATCAGGGAAGCGCGGGTGGCCAAAGGGCTTTCCGTCGGTCAGCTTTCGCAGCGTATCGGCATTACGGAAGACGCCCTTCGCAAGATCGAGTCCGGCAATACGCAACAGCCGGCCTTTGTCGTCGGGCTCAGAATAGCCGCCGAGGTCACCGTCAATCCTTTTTTCCTCGGCTTCGGCGACGTGAGCTACAAGACCGAGGAGAGTCATCGGACGGTAGTCGAACAACGTTTCGCGGCAGTGGCGTTTCAGGAGCTGGAGCGTCTTTTAATGCAAATAAGCGCTCTATGTCGGCTCGCGAATAGCTTGGAAGACCAAGCTCGCGGCGTGCTGCAGCGCATAGCTCAAGGATCGCCATAAGAGATTCGTCGCCCGGCCCGATCAGACCGGAGACGCCCTGCGGAAACGGGAACGCCACTCCGGAATCCTACGTGGCCGGTATGCCACCATCATGGCATCGTGCGGCGGCGGTGACGACCCGGAACATGCTGGTCGGCCAGCCGCGACTCGGTCAGGTTTCGAGGTCGCGGACGATCGCGGCGCACGGCCCGCACAGCGCCGGATGTTCTGGGTCGGTGCCGAGCGGAAGGTACTTCCAGCAGCGCTGGCATTTTTCGCCGCCGGCCGGGACGACGACGACGGTCGCCGCGCCGTTCGCCGATGGATTGAAGCCGCGCAGCGACGAGACGACCAGCGCTTCGCGCAAGCCGTCGCCGAGCGCCACCAGCCGGTCGTAGAGCGCGCCCGGCACCTCGACCTTCGCGTCCAGCTGAAAGTCGCGCACGCCTTCGCTCGCGGCGACCTGCGCGCGCAGCTCCTTCAACAGCGCCCACGCCGCCAACGCCTCTTCCTCGGTGGGCTCCGGTCGTGGAAACGACAGGTCGAACACCGACTCGTTCTCGCCGCGCAGCTCCGCCGGCAGATGTTGCCACGCCTCCTCCGCGGTGAACGAGAGGATCGGCGCGAGCAGCACCGCCATCGTGCGGAAAATTTCGAGCAGCGCCGATTGCCCGCTGCGGCGGCGCCTCGAGTCCGCCGCCGAAGTGTAGAGCGGTTCTTTCAGCACGTCGACGTAGAACGCCGAGAGGTCTTCCTTGTCGAACTGCTGGATCGCGACGTACGCCGCGTGCAGATCGAAGCGCAGGTAGTGCTCGCGCACGTCGCGCGCGAACGCGTCGAGCGCGATCAGTGCCAGCCGGTCGATCGGCTCCATCCGCTCGCGCGGGACGATCCCCTCCGGCGTGAGGCCGTCGAGCGCGCCGAGGAACCAGCGCAGCCGGTAGCGCAGGTTCTTGTAGACGTTGGCGACGTTTTCGAGCAGCTGCGCGCCGAGCCGCATGTCGCCGGTGAACTCGCTCGAGGCGACCCACAGCCGCAGCACGTCGGCGCCGTACTTGCCGATCGCCTCGTCGGCGCCGATGTAGTTGCCGGCCGACTTGTGCATCGCGTGGCCGTGCTGGTCAACGACCCACCCGTGCGAGATCACCTCCCGGTACGGCGCGATGTCGCGCACCGCGATCGAGGTGACGAGGTTCGAGCGGAACCAGCCGCGGTACTGGTCACCGCCTTCGAGGTATGCGTCGGCCGGGAACTTCATCCCGCGCTCGACCAGCACGCCGCGCCAGGTGACGCCGGACTCGAACCAGATGTCGACGATGTTGCGCTCTTTCTCGAACGCTCGTCCGCCGCACCGCGGGCACGTCAGCCCCGGCGGCGCGAACGCTTCGAGCGGCTCGGTCCACCACAGATCCGACGCGTTTCCTTCATCGAACGAGCGCGCGCGCATCGCCTGAGCGAAGTTCCGCGCCAGCGCCGCGTCGAGCAGCGACTCGTTGCACGCGGTGCAGACGACGGCCGGGATCGGCGTCCCCCACACGCGCTGGCGCGAGACGCACCACTCCGGATGGTTGCCGATCATCTGCGACATCCGCGTCTCGCCCCATGCCGGCAGCCAGCTCACGTCGTGCACCGCGAGCTCCGCGCGCCGGCGCAAGTCGTTGCGGTCCATCCCGATGAACCACTGCGCGGTGGCGCGGAAGATCACCGGGCTCTTGCAGCGCCAGCAGTGCGGGTAGGTGTGCTCGTACGACTCCGCCGACACGAGCGCGCCCGACGCGCGCAGGTCTTCGACGATCCGCTCGTTCGCCTTGAAGATGTGCAGCCCGGCGTACGGTCCGGCTTCGGCGGTGAACCGGCCCGCGCCGTCGACGGGGTTGATGACCGGCAAACCATAGCGCGCGCCGGTCTCGAAGTCGTCGGCGCCGTGTCCCGGCGCCGTGTGGACCGCACCCGTACCGGTGTCGAGCTCGACGTACTCCGCGTTGACGATCACCGAGTCGCGGTCGAGGAACGGATGCCGTACGGCGAGCCAGTCCAGTGCGCTGCCCTGCACCTCGCCGCGCAATCCGGCGATGGGCCGTCCTTCGACAGGCGCGGGATGACCGGGCTCAGGATGACCGCTGAACCGCTTCAGCACGTCGGCGGCAAGCTTTTCGGCGAGGATGACGTCCTCGCCGGCGATGCGGTACACGCCGTACGTCGCATCGGGCTTCAGCGCGACGGCGGCGTTCGCCGGGAGCGTCCACGGCGTCGTCGTCCAGATCACGACCGAGAGCGGCGCTCCGTCGTCGTCGAGCCCGAACTTCTCCAGCAGTGCTTTGCGCTGTTCGCCGGTCGCGCGGAAGCGGACGTAGATCGAGGGTGAGACGTGGTCCTTGTACTCGATCTCGGCTTCGGCGAGGGCGGTCTCGTCGACGACGCACCACAGCGTCGAGCGCAAGCCCTTGTAGAGGTAGTCGGCGTCGATCAGGTCGGCGAGCGTCTCCACGATCGTGGCCTCGAAGGTCGGCGCGATCGTCATGTACGGATCGTCGAAGCGGCCGAACGTTCCCATCCGCCGCATCTGCTCGCGCTGGCGGTTCGTCCAGTACAGCGCGCGCTCGCGGCAGGCGTGGCGCAGCACGATCGGGTCGGCGCTGCGGAAGTCGAGCTTCAGGTGCTGGAGCGTCTCGCGCTCGATCGGCAGCCCGTGCATGTCCCAGCCCGGGACGAAATCCGAGTACTCCCCGTCGAGCAGGTGAATCTTCACCAGCGCGTCCTTCAGGACGCGGTTGAGGAACGTCCCCATGTGGAGGTCGTTGTTCGCGTACGGCGGGCCGTCGTGCAGCACGTACGGCGCGCCCCCGCGCACGCGGTTCCGCTCGAGCCGCTTGCGATACACGTCGTGCTGAGTCCACCAACGAACCCGCTCCGGCTCGCGCTTCGGCAGCTCGGCCCGCATCGGAAAGCCGGTCTTGGGCAGGTTCAGCGTGGAACGGTAGTCGCGGTCGACGGTTTCGGGCATCGGAACGGCCGCATTTCGTCCACCGGGGTCCCGCGGCCCTTGCGAAACGCGGAGTAACCAGGGGATTCGCGACTTGCAATGAGACGAGGCGCGATCCTATCGACGGGAGTACCGTCGCGGGACGATTTTCTTTTTGCTGCAGCTACGCCGGTGCGACTGCTTCGGTGTCGGAATGCGCTGGGCGGGTGGCGCGTTCTTGGGACCAGCCTTGGCGGAGCAGGAAGGCGCCGAGGATCGCGTACCAGCCGTACACGATGTCGTGCGTCGCGGCGACGACCAGCACGCCGGCCGCGACGAACAGCAGCGCGAAGACGATGCCGACGCGCGAAGCGGCGTTCGTCGCGGCGTCGCGGTCGCGCGAGCGGCGCCACAACAGCGCGCGCAGCACGCGGCCGCCGTCCATCGGATAGGCCGGGATCGCGTTGAACAGCGCGAGCACGCCGTTCGCGAGCACCACGTACGTCCCGAGCAGGCCGACCGCTTCGCGCAGCGCGCCGGGCGCGCCGAGCCGGTCGACGAGCATGACGGGCAGCAGGCCGGCGAGCGCGAGCGCGGCGCTGAACAGCGGACCGGCGGCCGCGATCAGCGCGTCGGCCTTCGGCGAAGCGGGCTCGCGCTCGAGCGTCGCGACGCCGCCGAACAAGAACAGCGTGATGGCGTCGGTGCGCACGCCGAAGCGGCGGGCGACCAGCGCGTGCGCGAGCTCGTGCGCGACGAGGCTGGCGAAGAGCGCGAGGGCGCAGACCGCGCCGAGCGCGTACGCCTGCGGCGGCGGGAGCATCCCCAAGCCGCGCGCGAGCGCAACCGTCATGAACGCGTAAACGGCGAGCCACGAAACGTGCACGCCTACGCGTATGTCGAACAGACGACCGAGTGTGAGGGTCTGTTGCGCCACCGTGACGCAGCCGTTCGCGCGTCGGGCCGCTTCAGCCTTCGGCCGAACCCCGCGCGTTCGCGCCGCGCGCGCTGCGCCCGGCCACCAGCTCGTTCAGCGCGTCGAAGTTGCGCTCGGCGAGCTGCTCGATCTCGGAACGAACCGCGCGCAGATGCGCTGCCAGCTCCGCGCGCCGCGCCCACGCCTCGTCGACGCGCCGCGCGAGCTCGTCGGCCGGCGGGAGCGGCTCGCCGGGGACGAACAGCGGTCCGGCGGGATACCGCAGATCCTCGAGCAGCGCGCTGACCTTCGGATCGTACGGCAGCGCCAGGAACGGAACGCCGAGCCGCGCCGCGATGATCAGCGCGTGCAGCCGCATCCCGATCACCAGCGACGCGCGGC belongs to Candidatus Eremiobacterota bacterium and includes:
- a CDS encoding helix-turn-helix domain-containing protein, with product MSGTLGERIREARVAKGLSVGQLSQRIGITEDALRKIESGNTQQPAFVVGLRIAAEVTVNPFFLGFGDVSYKTEESHRTVVEQRFAAVAFQELERLLMQISALCRLANSLEDQARGVLQRIAQGSP
- the ileS gene encoding isoleucine--tRNA ligase is translated as MPETVDRDYRSTLNLPKTGFPMRAELPKREPERVRWWTQHDVYRKRLERNRVRGGAPYVLHDGPPYANNDLHMGTFLNRVLKDALVKIHLLDGEYSDFVPGWDMHGLPIERETLQHLKLDFRSADPIVLRHACRERALYWTNRQREQMRRMGTFGRFDDPYMTIAPTFEATIVETLADLIDADYLYKGLRSTLWCVVDETALAEAEIEYKDHVSPSIYVRFRATGEQRKALLEKFGLDDDGAPLSVVIWTTTPWTLPANAAVALKPDATYGVYRIAGEDVILAEKLAADVLKRFSGHPEPGHPAPVEGRPIAGLRGEVQGSALDWLAVRHPFLDRDSVIVNAEYVELDTGTGAVHTAPGHGADDFETGARYGLPVINPVDGAGRFTAEAGPYAGLHIFKANERIVEDLRASGALVSAESYEHTYPHCWRCKSPVIFRATAQWFIGMDRNDLRRRAELAVHDVSWLPAWGETRMSQMIGNHPEWCVSRQRVWGTPIPAVVCTACNESLLDAALARNFAQAMRARSFDEGNASDLWWTEPLEAFAPPGLTCPRCGGRAFEKERNIVDIWFESGVTWRGVLVERGMKFPADAYLEGGDQYRGWFRSNLVTSIAVRDIAPYREVISHGWVVDQHGHAMHKSAGNYIGADEAIGKYGADVLRLWVASSEFTGDMRLGAQLLENVANVYKNLRYRLRWFLGALDGLTPEGIVPRERMEPIDRLALIALDAFARDVREHYLRFDLHAAYVAIQQFDKEDLSAFYVDVLKEPLYTSAADSRRRRSGQSALLEIFRTMAVLLAPILSFTAEEAWQHLPAELRGENESVFDLSFPRPEPTEEEALAAWALLKELRAQVAASEGVRDFQLDAKVEVPGALYDRLVALGDGLREALVVSSLRGFNPSANGAATVVVVPAGGEKCQRCWKYLPLGTDPEHPALCGPCAAIVRDLET
- a CDS encoding polysaccharide pyruvyl transferase family protein; this translates as MFLFEPGGAPLDLAAEGLEDDGTPLVVVSVRKWHGAEATAQALAGIADRLAGEHGARVAFLPLGGPPDAEVSTTIIRRCASTPVLLPDYPLGQAAQVIGRASLVIGMRLHALIIAARLGVPFLALPYDPKVSALLEDLRYPAGPLFVPGEPLPPADELARRVDEAWARRAELAAHLRAVRSEIEQLAERNFDALNELVAGRSARGANARGSAEG